A genomic segment from Anabas testudineus chromosome 6, fAnaTes1.2, whole genome shotgun sequence encodes:
- the LOC113165692 gene encoding mucin-5B-like has protein sequence MRTARMPLEWVIPWFTLSFGLSAATTVMVQTTSKIPVITDVTPSHNNQFCSTWGNYHFKTFDGDFFQLPSTCNYVLASHCKGDYETFNIQLQREEINSKTTMKKVIMRLEGVIVELANTSIKVNDKLVSIPFVKAGISIKRSASYVKIEAKLGLVVMWNQEDSLWVELDAKFKNQTCGLCGDFNGVQIYDEFMKSDTGASVTPEIYAESWKVNGPTENCEEISPSTKTCSNETDICKNLLIGPAFLTCQNLIDTDTFIKACAMDLCNCDGSSSTCLCSTISEYSRQCAHAGGKPQKWTTTELCEKTCPFNMEYKECGSPCTDTCSNPQRSQVCEEHCIDGCFCPSGTVFDDITHSGCVAVEQCSCVHNGKPYKPGDSYSSTCHECICTQGQWSCKDTDCPGICSLLGGAHITTYDAKTYTFHGDCSYVLTQETNGTFAVHGDLVRCEKSEKSTCLNAVTLLLPNHMILVVQDSGQILYNKVPSQPPLFMNDFTLFSPSTFFIVIHTIYGLDLEIQLTPFMQVYIKAGVSKKGNLIGLCGDFNDVEADDFRTTNGLIEGTAGTFANTWKTKTTCPDVTNLLGDPCTLSIEKEKYAKHWCSLLSDPNEIFAQCHSEINPKVYQASCIYDSCACENSEECMCAAISSYVHACAAAGIFLNGWRDNICEKYTSNCPSTFVYDYQMSSCGRTCGSLSQSELICEIDFTPLDGCGCAEGTYLNEKGECVTASQCSCHMGDTVVQPGQVIGVLGQTCSCKGGKLICTGNQINESCTDPMVFLNCSGAKPGDQGSECQKSCQTLDIECISTHCLSGCVCPAGLLSDGKGGCIKEEDCPCTHNGESYDSGKTITVGCNTCTCKSRKWECTDKDCDGTCTIYGEGHYTSFDQNKFSFNGDCGYVFAQDFCGDDTNGTFRVLTESIPCGTTESICSTAIKLYLGNNEIFLSEEDVRVIKQGTGVDIPYHINTMGIYLVIEAKNGLVLIWDKRTTLMIRLSPTFKGKVCGLCGNYDGNVKNDFSTRSNEIVVTALEFGNSWKVSSTCPNANTLKDPCSLNSHRQAWAAKHCSIINSEVFAACHSKVAPQNFYDACVGDTCACNTGGDCECFCSAVAAYAAACNEAGACIKWRTPTICPLFCDYYNPDGECEWHYEPCGKPCMTTCRNPSGICYNKIPALEGCYPSCPPERTYLEETTMKCVSKKECGCYDDEGKHYEEGEFMPPKKNCHKCYCSSAKVECSYDVQACTCSYKGHTYKYGDKIYDTHDGDGTCMSAVCGTNGNITRTIEICTTTPPIETTTIFVFTTTEAPSTTTAEITTLQSTTIKEKSTTAERPGTSSTAKPITTLTTGILNTTASECEKCMWSAWSNTHYPESTPDGGDFETINKITDTYLSGCKKPLKIECRAIDFRDEPLNDLGQKVTCNPTDGLICYNKDQMPPKCLDYEIRVKCCLNICEQSTTKKPITTTTEHEASTTITKGKTSTGAETTSTSATTGESSGTTGSESTTVTATTGESSGTTGSESTTVTEKPSTSTSITKATTGAGTTSTSATTGESSGTTGSESTTVTEKTTSTSATKGESSAQQALNPPQVTENQYINLNHRKQPLGQKTTSTSSTTGESSATTGSESTTVTEKPSTSTSTTGESSGTTGFESTTVTEKPSTSTSITKATTGGVTTSTSATTGGSSGTTGSESTTVTEKPHTTTFGTEKSTASTTGKTTLCFCKYMDQFFSPGSFMYNKTDGGGWCFTAYCSANCIVEKLARPCHTTTLPTSTTTSSGITTGLGSTSHSTIPETTLKPFKDCSYLQPPRKNGESWKPNTCTTEKCDDGKIITEHVPCKEVTQPVCVNGLPPVKVYDEGGCCFHYECKCVCSGWGDPHYVTFDGLYYSFQKNCTYVLVKEIIPKYNFKIYIDNENCDPSGTVTCPKALIVYYKNYEIRLTQQRGTKTANLVYVNGKQVFPTYSTTDFIITSTAIELLLKIPAIEAVVSFKGLMFSVDLPFSLFHDNTEGQCGPCDNNQKNDCRLPNGQIHPSCSEMANNWNVPDKTKPYCEKPSPPPTPKPTQSSCKPDVCEILISKVFEKCHKVVAPQNFYEACKFDVCHMPNSTMGCSSLEAYASLCADASVCVDWRSATKGQCEYKCPANKVYKPCGPTVAPTCNARYNNKYTEQCQEESGVKSTACQFTEGCFCPEGLTLFSSNSDICVSSCCTGPDGQPKEYGETWMSGCQQCACDKDTMSVQCKPLTCPTQKTVTCTKEGEVLVTKKVDCCDTQICECDKSRCGSQKKCELGFELKINIFNDSCCPSYSCVPKGVCVYNEIEYKPGMDFSKGPCETCRCTETRNPNTKLNDYKCQIIRCETQCPQGYVYEPKVGQCCGSCKKTSCVLEIPGYNTVIIAPSKSWSPPKDKCTMYNCQKVNDDLVIYKNQTMCPPFDPANCVPGTEQTDINGCCKTCTPRSDCQIKRSTSYLKIKNCKSTVPVEMTTCEGPCGPSSSMYSLESSSLMRSCSCCQEMATTKKAVDMICSDGRRMKYYYISIDKCGCNIAKCTDDNLSANRGSHERNSRESHSGERFGHGGRGLYQRRWK, from the exons ATGAGAACAGCCAGGATGCCACTTGAATGGGTGATACCATGGTTCACTCTATCCTTTGGACTATCTGCTGCCACCACTG TTATGGTTCAGACCACAAGTAAAATACCAGTAATTACAG ATGTGACCCCCTCTCACAACAACCAGTTCTGCAGTACATGGGGAAACTACCATTTTAAGACTTTCGATGGAGATTTCTTCCAGCTTCCCTCCACTTGCAACTACGTCCTTGCATCCCATTGTAAAGGAGACTATGAAACTTTCAATATTCAGCTTCAGCGTGAGGAGATAAACAGCAAGACCACCATGAAGAAGGTCATCATGAGACTAGAGGGAGTCATTGTGGAATTAGCCAACACTTCCATCAAAGTCAATGATAAACT TGTCTCCATACCATTCGTCAAAGCTGGGATTTCAATTAAAAGAAGTGCCTCATATGTCAAAATTGAGGCAAAGCTGGGTTTGGTTGTCATGTGGAATCAAGAAGACTCTCTCTGg GTTGAACTGGATGCAAAATTCAAGAATCAGACCTGTGGACTGTGTGGTGACTTCAATGGAGTCCAGATTTATGACGAGTTCATGAAATCAG ATACAGGGGCATCTGTAACTCCTGAAATCTATGCTGAAAGCTGGAAAGTCAATGGTCCTACAgaaaactgtgaagaaatctCTCCATCCACAAAGACGTGTTCAAATGAG ACCGACATCTGTAAGAACCTGCTGATAGGACCTGCATTCCTCACCTGTCAAAACCTGATCGATACTGATACCTTCATCAAAGCCTGTGCAATGGACCTGTGCAACTGTGATGGAAGCAGTTCTACATGTCTGTGTTCGACCATCTCAGAATACTCTCGTCAGTGCGCCCACGCAGGTGGCAAACCACAGAAATGGACGACTACAGAACTGTGTG AAAAAACATGTCCGTTCAACATGGAGTACAAAGAATGTGGTAGTCCCTGTACTGACACCTGCAGCAACCCCCAGAGAAGCCAAGTGTGTGAGGAGCACTGCATAGATGGATGCTTCTGCCCATCCG GTACTGTCTTTGATGACATTACACACAGTGGGTGTGTTGCTGTTGAGCAGTGTTCCTGCGTACACAATGGAAAGCCATACAAACCTGGAGACTCATACTCAAGCACTTGTCATGAATG CATCTGCACTCAGGGTCAGTGGAGCTGTAAGGATACAGACTGTCCTGGTATCTGCTCCCTACTGGGTGGGGCCCACATCACCACCTATGATGCTAAAACCTATACTTTCCATGGAGACTGCTCTTATGTTCTGACACAG GAAACTAATGGGACTTTCGCTGTCCATGGTGACCTGGTTAGATGTGAAAAGTCAGAAAAATCAACATGCCTAAATGCAGTGACCCTGTTACTGCCGAATCACATG ATCCTTGTAGTTCAAGACAGTGGACAGATCCTTTATAACAAAGTGCCTTCTCAACCCCCTCTTTTCATGA ATGACTTCACACTCTTCAGCCCATCGACATTCTTTATTGTAATCCACACTATCTACGGGCTAGATCTTGAGATTCAGCTTACACCTTTTATGCAGGTTTACATTAAAGCCGGTGTTTCCAAAAAAGGAAACCTCATAg GTCTTTGTGGAGATTTTAATGATGTTGAAGCTGATGACTTCAGAACCACCAATGGATTGATTGAGGGAACTGCTGGAACGTTTGCTAACACATGGAAGACCAAAACAACCTGCCCTGATGTAACCAACTTACTTGGAGACCCCTGCACTTTAAGTATAGAGAAGG AGAAATATGCGAAGCATTGGTGCTCCTTGTTGTCAGACCCAAATGAGATTTTTGCCCAGTGCCATTCTGAAATCAACCCAAAAGTCTATCAGGCT TCTTGTATTTATGATAGTTGTGCCTGTGAAAACAGTGAAGAGTGTATGTGCGCTGCCATATCCTCCTATGTTCAtgcatgtgctgctgcaggtaTCTTTCTGAATGGGTGGAGAGACAACATATGTG aaaaatacacaagtaaCTGCCCTTCTACATTTGTGTATGACTACCAAATGTCAAGCTGTGGTCGCACCTGTGGCTCTCTTAGTCAGTCAGAGTTAATATGTGAGATTGACTTTACTCCACTTGATGGCTGCGGCTGTGCGGAGGGAACCTACCTAAATGAGAAGGGAGAGTGTGTGACAGCCTCACAATGCTCCTGTCATATGGGAGACACTGTGGTGCAACCTGGACAGGTCATCGGAGTCTTGGGACAAACTTG TTCTTGCAAAGGTGGAAAATTAATCTGTACAGGAAACCAAATTAATGAAT CATGCACAGATCCAATGGTTTTCCTCAACTGCTCCGGTGCAAAGCCAGGCGATCAGGGGTCAGAGTGCCAAAAAAGCTGCCAGACACTGGACATCGAATGT aTCAGCACACATTGCCTCTCAGGCTGTGTTTGTCCTGCTGGCCTGCTGTCAGATGGTAAAGGAGGTTGTATCAAGGAGGAGGACTGTCCCTGCACACACAATGGAGAATCCTATGATTCTGGAAAAACTATCACTGTGGGATGCAACACATG cacttgcaaaagcagaaaatggGAATGTACAGACAAGGACTGTGATGGGACCTGTACCATATATGGAGAAGGACATTACACCAGTTTTGATCAAAATAAATTCTCCTTTAATGGAGACTGTGGCTATGTCTTCGCTCAG GACTTCTGTGGAGATGATACAAATGGCACCTTCAGGGTCCTGACTGAGAGCATCCCATGTGGAACAACTGAAAGCATCTGCTCCACTGCTATCAAACTTTACTTAGGG AACAATGAAATCTTTCTTTCGGAGGAAGATGTCAGGGTTATCAAGCAAGGCACAGGAGTGGACATACCCTATCACATCAACACTATGGGTATATATCTTGTCATTGAGGCAAAGAATGGTCTTGTTCTCATCTGGGATAAGAGGACAACACTGATGATCAGACTCAGCCCGACATTCAAG GGCAAagtctgtggtctgtgtggAAATTACGATGGGAATGTCAAGAATGATTTCAGCACAAGAAGCAATGAAATTGTGGTTACAGCCCTTGAGTTTGGAAACAGCTGGAAAGTGTCATCAACTTGTCCTAATGCAAACACACTAAAAGATCCGTGCAGCCTGAATTCACACAGACAAGCATGGGCagcaaaacactgcagcattaTCAACAGTGAAGTATTTGCTGCCTGTCATTCAAAG GTGGCTCCCCAAAATTTTTATGATGCTTGTGTGGGAGATACATGTGCCTGCAATACTGGAGGAGACTGTGAGTGTTTCTGCTCGGCTGTAGCTGCCTATGCAGCAGCTTGTAATGAGGCCGGAGCCTGCATAAAATGGAGAACTCCCACAATTTGCC cTCTGTTCTGTGATTATTACAACCCTGATGGAGAGTGTGAATGGCACTATGAGCCCTGTGGAAAACCATGCATGACAACATGTAGGAATCCTTCAGGAATATGCTACAATAAAATTCCAGCATTAGAAG GCTGCTATCCAAGTTGCCCACCGGAACGAACTTATCTTGAAGAAACTACTATGAAGTGTGTCTCGAAGAAGGAATGTGGCTGTTATGATGATGAAGGAAAGCATTATGAAGAAGGGGAGTTCATGCCtccaaaaaaaaactgtcacaaaTG TTACTGTTCTTCAGCAAAAGTGGAGTGCAGCTATGATGTCCAAG cttGCACATGTTCATATAAAGGTCATACATACAAGTATGGCGATAAGATCTATGATACACATGATGGAGATGGAACCTGTATGTCTGCTGTTTGTGGAACAAATGGAAATATTACAAGAACTATAGAAATTTGCACTACAACTCCTCccattgaaacaacaactatttttgtttttaccacaaCTG AAGCACCatccacaacaacagcagaaatcaCAACTCTTCAATCCACCACAATCAAAGAAAAATCCACCACAGCAGAAAGGCCTGGTACCTCATCAACAGCAAAACCCATCACCACGCTAACCACAGGAATACTTAACACAACAGCTTCTGAATGTGAAAAGTGTATGTGGTCTGCCTGGAGTAACACTCATTACCCTGAATCTACCCCAGATGGAGGGGACTTTGAAACCATAAATAAAATTACTGATACATATCTGAGTGGTTGCAAAAAACCCCTGAAAATAGAGTGTAGAGCAATAGATTTTAGAGATGAACCTTTGAATGACCTAGGTCAAAAAGTAACATGCAACCCAACAGATGGCTTGATCTGTTATAATAAAGACCAAATGCCTCCTAAATGTTTGGACTATGAAATAAGggtaaaatgctgtttaaacatttgtgaGCAATCAACCACGAAAAAGCCCATTACCACCACGACAGAACATGAAGCCAGTACAACAATCACAAAAGGAAAAACGTCCACTGGAGcagaaacaaccagtacatcagcaacaacaggagaatctagtggcacaacaggctctgaatccaccacagtcact gcaacaacaggagaatctagtggcacaacaggctctgaatccaccacagtcactgaaaaacccagtacatcaacctcaATCACTAAAGCAACCACTGGGGCAGgaacaaccagtacatcagcaacaacaggagaatctagtggcacaacaggctctgaatccaccacagtcactgaaaaa acaaccagtacatcagcaacaaaaGGAGAATCTAGtgcacaacaggctctgaatccaccacaggTCACTGAAAACCAGTACATCAACCTCAATCACAGAAAGCAACCACTGGGGCAGAAAACAACCAGTACATCAtcaacaacaggagaatctagtgccacaacaggctctgaatccaccacagtcaccgaaaaacccagtacatcaacctca acaacaggagaatctagtggcacaacaggctttgaatccaccacagtcactgaaaaacccagtacatcaacctcaATCACTAAAGCAACCACTGGAGGAGtaacaaccagtacatcagcaacaacaggaggatctagtggcacaacaggctctgaatccaccacagtcactgaaaaacccCATACTACAACTTTCGGTACAGAAAAATCCACTGCCAGCACAACAGGCAAAACAACTTTATGTTTTTGCAAGTACATGGATCAGTTTTTCTCTCCCG GTAGCTTCATGTACAATAAGACTGATGGAGGAGGCTGGTGTTTCACTGCATATTGCAGTGCAAATTGCATTGTTGAGAAGCTTGCTAGACCGTGTCACACTACTACTCTACCAACATCTACCACCACTAGCTCTGGCATTACTACAGGACTTGGCTCTACATCACACAGTACTATTCCAGAAACCACACTGAAACCATTTAAAGACTGTTCATATCTACAACCACCTCGAAAG AATGGTGAATCCTGGAAGCCGAACACCTGCACTACAGAAAAATGTGATGATGGTAAAATAATCACAGAACATGTACCATGTAAAGAAGTGACCCAACCTGTCTGTGTAAATGGGCTGCCACCAGTTAAAGTTTATGATGAAGGAGGCTGCTGTTTCCACTATGAGTGCAAAT GTGTTTGCTCTGGCTGGGGAGATCCTCATTATGTGACATTTGATGGACTATATTACAGCTTCCAGAAAAACTGCACCTACGTTTTAGTCAAAGAGATAATTCCCAAATACAATTTCAAGATTTATATTGATAATGAAAACTGCGATCCCTCTGGAACCGTGACCTGTCCTAAAGCTTTGATTGTGTATTATAAAAATTATGAAATTCGTCTTACACAACAGAGAGGGACAAAGACTGCGAACTTG GTGTACGTTAACGGCAAGCAAGTTTTCCCAACCTACTCTACTACTGACTTTATCATCACAAGTACTGCAATTGAGCTGCTTTTGAAAATCCCGGCAATTGAAGCAGTCGTGTCATTCAAAGGGCTTATGTTCAGCGTTGATTTGCCATTTTCCCTTTTCCACGACAACACAGAAGGACAATGTG GTCCCTGTGACAATAACCAGAAGAATGACTGCAGATTACCAAATGGCCAGATCCACCCCTCATGTTCTGAGATGGCAAATAACTGGAATGTACCTGATAAGACAAAGCCTTATTGTGAGAAACCTTCTCCTCCACCAACTCCAAAACCTACACAGTCATCGTGCAAACCTGATGTTTGCGAAATTTTGATCAGCAA GGTGTTTGAGAAATGCCACAAAGTAGTCGCACCACAAAACTTCTATGAGGCCTGTAAATTTGATGTTTGCCACATGCCAAATTCCACCATGGGTTGTTCCAGTCTGGAGGCATATGCAAGTTTGTGTGCTGACGCATCTGTCTGTGTAGACTGGAGAAGCGCCACAAAAGGACAGTGTG AGTATAAATGTCCTGCAAATAAAGTCTACAAACCTTGTGGACCAACTGTTGCACCAACTTGCAATGCAAG aTACAATAATAAGTACACAGAGCAGTGCCAGGAGGAGTCAGGTGTGAAGAGCACAGCTTGTCAATTCACTGAGGGATGTTTCTGCCCAGAGGGGTTGACTTTGTTCAGTTCAAACTCTGACATCTGCGTCTCCTCCt GTTGCACTGGACCTGATGGCCAACCTAAAGAG TATGGAGAGACTTGGATGAGTGGCTGTCAGCAGTGTGCTTGTGATAAGGACACTATGAGTGTTCAGTGTAAGCCTCTTACATGTCCCACACAAAAAACAGTGACTTGTACCAAGGAAGGTGAGGTGTTAGTGACCAAGAAGGTGGACTGCTGTGACACACAGATATGTG aatgTGATAAGAGCCGCTGCGGATCGCAGAAGAAGTGTGAACTGGGATTTGAGTTGAAGATTAACATCTTTAATGACAGTTGCTGCCCCTCCTACAGCTGTG TACCCAAAGGTGTCTGTGTCTACAATGAGATTGAGTACAAG CCTGGTATGGATTTCTCCAAAGGCCCATGTGAAACCTGCCGCTGTACTGAAACTAGGAATCCCAACACTAAGTTGAACGACTACAAGTGTCAGATAATACGTTGTGAAACACAGTGTCCACAG GGCTACGTTTATGAACCGAAAGTTGGACAATGTTGTGGatcatgtaaaaaaacaagctgtgttTTGGAGATTCCAGGCTACAATACAGTTATTATTGCT CCCTCCAAGTCTTGGTCACCACCAAAAGACAAATGTACCATGTATAATTGCCAGAAGGTGAACGATGACCTAGTAATTTataaaaaccaaacaatgtGTCCTCCATTTGATCCTGCCAACTGTGTTCCT GGAACTGAACAAACGGACATAAACGGATGTTGCAAAACAT GTACTCCTCGTTCCgactgtcaaataaaaagaagcacCTCCTATCTAAAGATAAAGAATTGCAAGTCAACTGTCCCAGTGGAAATGACAACTTGCGAGGGACCTTGTGGACCGTCCTCATCCAT GTATTCTCTAGAGAGCAGCAGTTTGATGCGTTCGTGCTCATGCTGTCAAGAAATGGCCACTACAAAGAAGGCTGTGGACATGATCTGCTCTGATGGCAGGAGGATGAAATACTACTACATTTCAATTGACAAGTGCGGTTGCAATATTGCTAAATGTACTGATGACAACCTCAGTGCTAATCGGGGTTCACACGAGAGAAACTCTCGTGAAAGCCACTCTGGAGAACGCTTTGGACATGGAGGCAGGGGTCTGTACCAAAGGCGTTGGAAATAG